One Streptomyces mobaraensis NBRC 13819 = DSM 40847 DNA segment encodes these proteins:
- a CDS encoding shikimate kinase: MSGPVAVLVGPPGAGKSTVGALLAERLGTGYRDTDADIERTAGKPIPEIFLDEGEPHFRELERQAVRAAVAEHPGVLSLGGGAVMDPGTRELLKGLPVVFLDVDLADAVRRVGLDAPRPLLAVNPRKRWRELMEARRPLYTEVARVVVATGGRSPAEVTDAVLDSLRPPGARTHDTSQ, from the coding sequence GTGAGCGGGCCGGTAGCTGTCCTGGTCGGCCCGCCCGGAGCCGGGAAGTCGACCGTCGGAGCGCTGCTCGCCGAGCGGCTCGGCACCGGCTACCGGGACACCGACGCCGACATCGAGCGGACCGCCGGCAAGCCCATCCCGGAGATCTTCCTGGACGAGGGCGAGCCGCACTTCCGCGAGCTGGAGCGGCAGGCCGTGCGCGCCGCCGTGGCGGAGCACCCCGGAGTGCTCTCGCTCGGCGGCGGCGCCGTCATGGACCCGGGCACCCGGGAGCTGCTCAAGGGGCTGCCCGTCGTCTTCCTCGACGTCGACCTGGCCGACGCCGTCCGCCGCGTGGGGCTGGACGCCCCGCGCCCGCTGCTGGCCGTCAACCCGCGCAAGCGGTGGCGGGAGCTGATGGAGGCCCGCCGTCCGCTGTACACCGAGGTCGCCCGGGTCGTCGTCGCCACCGGAGGCCGGAGCCCGGCCGAGGTCACCGACGCGGTACTCGACAGCCTGCGCCCGCCCGGCGCCCGTACCCACGACACCTCGCAGTGA
- a CDS encoding DUF6167 family protein yields MFRRAFWFTTGVAAGVWATTKVNRTLDKLTPESLALQAADRAVLAGRRVKHFALDVRDGMAHREAALKDALGLTAAPEPEEARALPAGRPHLVVVEPTHPHHSLTRKEDH; encoded by the coding sequence TGCTTTTTGGTTCACCACCGGGGTGGCCGCCGGAGTGTGGGCCACCACCAAGGTGAACCGCACCCTGGACAAGCTCACCCCCGAGAGCCTTGCGCTCCAGGCGGCCGACCGGGCCGTGCTCGCCGGCCGCCGCGTCAAGCACTTCGCGCTCGACGTCCGCGACGGCATGGCGCACCGCGAGGCGGCGCTCAAGGACGCGCTCGGCCTCACCGCCGCACCGGAACCCGAGGAGGCCCGGGCGCTGCCCGCCGGACGCCCGCACCTCGTCGTCGTCGAACCCACCCATCCCCACCACTCGCTGACCCGGAAAGAGGACCACTGA
- the ruvX gene encoding Holliday junction resolvase RuvX has translation MTVRRGRRIAVDVGDARIGVASCDPDGILATPVETVPGRDIPQAHKRLAALVAEYEPIEVVVGLPRSLKGGEGPAAAKVRTFAKEMARRVAPVPVRLVDERMTTVTAAQGLRASGVSSKKGRSVVDQAAAVIILQNALETERTSGRPPGEPVEVVI, from the coding sequence CTGACCGTGCGACGTGGCAGACGCATCGCCGTCGACGTCGGGGACGCCCGGATCGGGGTCGCCTCGTGCGACCCCGACGGGATCCTCGCCACACCGGTCGAGACCGTGCCCGGACGGGACATCCCGCAGGCCCACAAGCGGCTCGCGGCGCTCGTCGCGGAGTACGAGCCCATCGAGGTCGTCGTCGGCCTGCCCCGCTCCCTCAAGGGGGGAGAGGGGCCGGCCGCGGCCAAGGTGCGCACGTTCGCCAAGGAGATGGCCCGGCGCGTCGCGCCGGTGCCCGTCCGGCTGGTGGACGAGCGGATGACGACGGTCACCGCGGCCCAGGGGCTGCGCGCGTCCGGGGTCAGCAGCAAGAAGGGCCGGTCGGTCGTCGACCAGGCGGCCGCAGTGATCATCCTGCAGAACGCCCTGGAGACCGAAAGGACGTCGGGGCGGCCTCCGGGCGAACCCGTCGAAGTGGTCATCTGA
- the aroC gene encoding chorismate synthase produces the protein MSRLRWLTAGESHGPALVATLEGLPAGVPVTTEMVADHLARRRLGYGRGARMKFERDEVTFLGGVRHGRSMGSPVAVMVGNTEWPKWEKVMAADPVDPAELADLARNAPLTRPRPGHADLAGMQKYGFDEARPVLERASARETAARVALGAVARSFLKEAAGIEIVSHVVELAAAKAPYGVYPKPSDVERLDADPVRCLDAAASEAMVAEIDQAHKDGDTLGGVVEVLAYGVPVGLGSHVHWDRRLDARLAAALMGIQAIKGVELGDGFDLARVPGSKAHDEIVATEEGVRRTSGRSGGTEGGLTTGELLRVRAAMKPIATVPKALATIDVTTGEAAKAHHQRSDVCAVPAAGIVAEAMVALVLADAVVEKFGGDSVTETRRNVQGYLDNLAIK, from the coding sequence TTGAGCAGGTTGCGCTGGCTGACGGCCGGGGAGTCGCACGGTCCGGCCCTGGTGGCGACGCTGGAGGGACTGCCCGCGGGCGTCCCGGTCACCACGGAGATGGTGGCGGACCACCTGGCCCGGCGGCGCCTCGGCTATGGGCGCGGCGCCCGGATGAAGTTCGAACGGGACGAGGTGACCTTCCTCGGCGGCGTCCGGCACGGGCGGTCCATGGGCTCCCCGGTCGCGGTCATGGTGGGCAACACCGAGTGGCCCAAGTGGGAGAAGGTCATGGCGGCCGACCCGGTGGACCCGGCCGAGCTCGCCGACCTCGCCCGCAACGCCCCGCTGACCCGGCCGCGCCCCGGCCACGCGGACCTCGCCGGCATGCAGAAGTACGGCTTCGACGAGGCCCGTCCGGTCCTGGAGCGGGCCTCCGCGCGGGAGACCGCGGCCCGCGTCGCGCTCGGCGCCGTCGCCCGCTCCTTCCTGAAGGAGGCGGCCGGGATCGAGATCGTCTCGCACGTCGTCGAACTGGCCGCCGCCAAGGCGCCGTACGGCGTGTACCCGAAGCCGTCGGACGTCGAGCGGCTGGACGCCGACCCGGTGCGCTGCCTCGACGCCGCCGCCAGCGAGGCGATGGTCGCCGAGATCGACCAGGCGCACAAGGACGGCGACACTCTCGGCGGCGTCGTCGAGGTCCTCGCCTACGGCGTGCCCGTCGGCCTCGGTTCGCACGTGCACTGGGACCGGCGGCTGGACGCCCGGCTCGCCGCCGCCCTGATGGGCATTCAGGCGATCAAGGGCGTCGAGCTCGGCGACGGCTTCGACCTGGCCCGGGTGCCCGGCTCCAAGGCGCACGACGAGATCGTCGCCACCGAGGAGGGCGTGCGCCGCACCTCGGGCCGTTCCGGCGGCACCGAGGGCGGCCTCACCACCGGTGAACTGCTGCGCGTCCGCGCCGCGATGAAGCCCATCGCCACGGTGCCGAAGGCGCTCGCCACCATCGACGTCACCACCGGCGAGGCCGCCAAGGCCCACCACCAGCGCTCCGACGTGTGCGCCGTCCCCGCGGCCGGCATCGTCGCCGAGGCGATGGTGGCGCTCGTCCTGGCGGACGCCGTGGTGGAGAAGTTCGGCGGCGACAGCGTCACCGAGACCCGCCGCAACGTCCAGGGCTACCTCGACAACCTGGCCATCAAGTGA
- the aroQ gene encoding type II 3-dehydroquinate dehydratase, translated as MSGARVLVLNGPNLGRLGSREPDVYGSTSYAGLVEECTELGAELGFDVDVRETNDEGELVRWLHEAADGRLPVVINPGAFTHYSYAMRDAAAQRTAPLIEVHISNPHAREEFRHTSVISAVASGTIAGFGVGSYRLALRALAEELRG; from the coding sequence GTGAGCGGCGCGCGGGTCCTCGTGCTCAACGGGCCGAACCTCGGGCGGCTCGGCTCCCGGGAGCCCGACGTGTACGGGTCCACCTCGTACGCCGGGCTCGTCGAGGAGTGCACCGAGCTCGGGGCCGAGCTCGGCTTCGACGTCGACGTCCGGGAGACCAACGACGAGGGCGAGCTGGTCCGTTGGCTGCACGAGGCGGCGGATGGGCGGCTGCCTGTGGTCATCAATCCCGGGGCTTTCACGCATTACTCGTACGCGATGCGGGATGCCGCGGCGCAGCGGACGGCTCCGTTGATCGAGGTGCACATCTCCAATCCGCACGCGCGGGAGGAGTTCCGGCACACGTCCGTGATCTCCGCCGTCGCGTCCGGGACGATCGCCGGGTTCGGTGTCGGGTCGTACCGGCTGGCGTTGCGGGCGCTCGCGGAGGAACTCCGGGGCTGA
- a CDS encoding shikimate dehydrogenase, with protein sequence MTARRRAAVLGSPIAHSLSPVLHRAAYAALGLGEWTYGRYEIDEAALPAFVERLDESWAGLSLTMPLKRAVIPLLDEISDTARSVEAVNTVLVGPDGRLTGDNTDIPGLVAALRERGVDKVASAAVLGAGATASSALAALAGICAGEVTAYVRSAERAAEMRRWGERLGVAVRTADWSRAAEAFEAPLVVATTPAGAADALATAVPDRPGTLFDVLYEPWPTPLAAAWAARGGTVLGGLDLLVHQAVLQVERMTGVSPAPLAAMRAAGEAALAAR encoded by the coding sequence GTGACCGCACGCCGCCGGGCCGCCGTCCTCGGCTCGCCCATCGCGCACTCGCTCTCCCCGGTCCTGCACCGGGCCGCCTACGCCGCGCTCGGCCTGGGGGAGTGGACGTACGGCCGGTACGAGATCGACGAGGCCGCGCTGCCGGCCTTCGTCGAGCGGCTGGACGAGAGCTGGGCCGGACTCTCGCTGACCATGCCGCTGAAGCGGGCGGTCATCCCGCTGCTCGACGAGATCAGCGACACCGCGCGGTCCGTCGAGGCCGTCAACACCGTCCTCGTCGGCCCGGACGGCCGGCTCACCGGCGACAACACGGACATCCCGGGCCTGGTCGCCGCCCTGCGCGAGCGCGGCGTCGACAAGGTGGCCTCGGCGGCCGTGCTGGGCGCGGGCGCCACCGCGTCCTCGGCGCTCGCCGCGCTCGCCGGGATCTGCGCCGGCGAGGTCACCGCCTACGTCCGCAGCGCGGAGCGGGCGGCCGAGATGCGGCGGTGGGGCGAACGGCTCGGGGTGGCCGTCCGCACCGCCGACTGGTCCCGCGCCGCCGAGGCGTTCGAGGCCCCGCTGGTCGTCGCCACCACCCCGGCCGGGGCCGCGGACGCGCTCGCGACCGCCGTCCCGGACCGGCCCGGCACCCTCTTCGACGTCCTCTACGAGCCCTGGCCGACCCCGCTGGCGGCGGCCTGGGCCGCGCGCGGCGGCACGGTCCTGGGCGGCCTCGACCTGCTCGTCCACCAGGCGGTGCTCCAGGTCGAACGGATGACGGGCGTCTCGCCGGCACCGCTCGCGGCCATGCGGGCCGCCGGGGAAGCGGCCCTCGCGGCCCGCTGA
- the aroB gene encoding 3-dehydroquinate synthase, translated as MTDAPTRIQVAGTAGTAPYEVLIGHRLLDELPALIGTDARRVAVLHPEALAETGEVLRADLADQGYEAIAIQVPNAEEAKTAEVAAYCWKALGQSGFTRTDVIVGVGGGATTDLAGFVAATWLRGVRWIAVPTTVLAMVDAAVGGKTGINTAEGKNLVGAFHPPAGVLCDLAALESLPVNDYVSGLAEVIKAGFIADPTILDLIESDPEGARTPSGPHTAELIERAIRVKTDVVSQDLKESGLREILNYGHTLAHAIEKNERYNWRHGAAVAVGMVFAAELGRIAGRLDDATADRHRAVLESVGLPVTYRGDQWPKLLETMKVDKKTRGDRLRFIVLDGLAKPVVLEAPDPAMLLAAHAEIAA; from the coding sequence ATGACCGACGCACCCACCCGTATCCAGGTCGCCGGCACCGCCGGGACCGCGCCGTACGAGGTCCTGATCGGGCACCGGCTGCTGGACGAACTGCCCGCGCTCATCGGGACCGACGCCCGCCGCGTGGCCGTCCTGCACCCCGAGGCGCTGGCCGAGACCGGCGAGGTGCTCCGCGCCGACCTGGCCGACCAGGGCTACGAGGCCATCGCCATCCAGGTGCCGAACGCCGAGGAGGCCAAGACCGCCGAGGTCGCCGCCTACTGCTGGAAGGCGCTCGGCCAGTCCGGCTTCACCCGCACCGACGTCATCGTCGGCGTCGGCGGCGGCGCCACCACCGACCTGGCCGGCTTCGTCGCCGCCACCTGGCTTCGCGGTGTGCGCTGGATCGCGGTGCCCACCACCGTGCTGGCGATGGTCGACGCCGCCGTCGGCGGCAAGACCGGCATCAACACCGCCGAGGGCAAGAACCTCGTCGGCGCCTTCCACCCGCCGGCCGGGGTGCTGTGCGACCTGGCCGCGCTGGAGTCGCTGCCGGTCAACGACTACGTCAGCGGGCTCGCCGAGGTCATCAAGGCCGGCTTCATCGCCGACCCGACCATCCTCGACCTGATCGAGAGCGACCCCGAGGGCGCCCGCACCCCGTCCGGACCGCACACCGCCGAGCTGATCGAGCGGGCCATCCGGGTCAAGACCGACGTCGTCTCGCAGGACCTCAAGGAGTCCGGTCTCCGCGAGATCCTCAACTACGGGCACACCCTCGCCCACGCCATCGAGAAGAACGAGCGGTACAACTGGCGGCACGGCGCGGCCGTCGCCGTCGGCATGGTCTTCGCGGCCGAACTCGGCCGGATCGCCGGCCGGCTGGACGACGCGACGGCCGACCGGCACCGCGCGGTGCTGGAGTCCGTGGGACTTCCGGTGACCTACCGGGGCGACCAGTGGCCCAAGCTGCTGGAGACGATGAAGGTCGACAAGAAGACGCGCGGCGACCGGCTGCGCTTCATCGTGCTCGACGGGCTGGCGAAGCCGGTGGTGCTGGAGGCTCCGGACCCGGCGATGCTGCTCGCCGCGCACGCTGAGATCGCGGCGTGA
- the mltG gene encoding endolytic transglycosylase MltG, translating to MTEYGRGSGSQPWNPGDPQHGDPGYEGRQHPPQQQPYPGQQQYPDQRFPEQQQYGWEQSAQGGGGHYGDPHSPSGQQYGQPGQSGGGYYGSGGGYPGQDGQSYDTGQHPHVQQQAYDTGQHPQPGGQQAYDTGQHPQQSYDTGQHPHPAYDTGQHPQQAYDTGQHPQQSYDTGQHPHPSYDTGQHPQQAYDTGQHPRPGEGRVPQQATAKEPHEEWLEESSGGHSLLSKSAAAPAPRSSPAIDLLPGGVTDEDDETDAAEEPRRGRRGGGSGGKGKKQPKRRSGTACLVVAVVLVGAVGGLGYLGYDYWETNYGPAPDYEGEGTGSVQVEIPKGAGLTQMGDLLQKNGVVKSARAFTEAAGTKLIQPGTYTLHKEMSAESAVTMMTDTKNLLTIREGIRAAEVYSSIDKKLELKPGTTKDVAKAQARNLGLPDWATADPDVKDPLEGFLFPSQYNAGKGTKPEEILRQMVKRAKANYEQQDLEGKAKELGLKSPLQVITVASLVQVEGKYKHDFDKIARVVYNRLKPDNKETYGLLDFDSTVNYAKSQSTLDTGSVNDLRKFKDPYNTYSIKGLPPGPISNPGMDALKSALEPASGPWYYFVSINENETLFAVTNAEHNKNRQRYEQEHRKAAGQ from the coding sequence ATGACTGAGTACGGCCGGGGTTCCGGCTCCCAACCGTGGAATCCCGGCGACCCCCAGCACGGGGACCCGGGGTACGAGGGCCGGCAGCATCCGCCGCAGCAGCAGCCGTACCCCGGTCAGCAGCAGTATCCGGACCAGCGGTTCCCAGAGCAGCAGCAGTACGGCTGGGAGCAGTCGGCGCAGGGCGGTGGGGGCCACTACGGTGACCCCCACTCCCCGTCCGGGCAGCAGTACGGGCAGCCCGGCCAGTCGGGCGGGGGCTACTACGGCTCCGGTGGCGGGTACCCGGGACAGGACGGACAGTCCTACGACACGGGTCAGCACCCGCACGTACAGCAGCAGGCGTACGACACCGGGCAGCATCCGCAGCCCGGCGGACAGCAGGCGTACGACACGGGTCAGCATCCGCAGCAGTCCTATGACACGGGTCAGCACCCGCATCCGGCGTATGACACCGGTCAGCATCCGCAGCAGGCGTACGACACGGGTCAGCATCCGCAGCAGTCCTATGACACGGGTCAGCACCCGCACCCGTCCTACGACACCGGTCAGCACCCGCAGCAGGCGTACGACACCGGCCAGCACCCGCGGCCCGGCGAGGGGCGGGTGCCGCAGCAGGCGACCGCCAAGGAGCCGCACGAGGAGTGGCTGGAGGAGTCCTCCGGCGGGCACTCCCTGCTCTCCAAGTCCGCCGCTGCCCCGGCCCCCCGGTCGTCGCCGGCCATAGACCTCCTCCCCGGCGGCGTCACGGACGAGGACGACGAGACCGACGCGGCCGAGGAGCCGCGGCGCGGCCGGCGCGGCGGCGGGTCCGGCGGCAAGGGCAAGAAGCAGCCCAAGCGCCGCAGCGGCACGGCCTGCCTGGTCGTCGCGGTGGTGCTGGTCGGCGCCGTGGGCGGCCTCGGCTACCTCGGCTACGACTACTGGGAGACCAACTACGGTCCCGCGCCCGACTACGAGGGCGAGGGCACCGGCTCGGTCCAGGTGGAGATCCCCAAGGGGGCCGGTCTCACCCAGATGGGTGATCTCCTTCAGAAGAACGGCGTGGTCAAGAGCGCCCGGGCGTTCACCGAGGCGGCGGGCACCAAGCTCATCCAGCCCGGTACGTACACCCTGCACAAGGAGATGTCGGCCGAGTCCGCCGTCACGATGATGACGGACACCAAGAACCTGCTGACCATCCGCGAGGGCATCCGGGCCGCCGAGGTCTACAGCTCCATCGACAAGAAGCTGGAGCTCAAGCCGGGCACCACCAAGGACGTCGCCAAGGCGCAGGCCAGGAACCTGGGCCTGCCCGACTGGGCGACCGCCGACCCGGACGTCAAGGACCCGCTGGAGGGCTTCCTCTTCCCCTCGCAGTACAACGCGGGCAAGGGCACCAAGCCGGAGGAGATCCTCCGGCAGATGGTCAAGCGGGCGAAGGCCAACTACGAGCAGCAGGACCTGGAGGGCAAGGCCAAGGAGCTGGGCCTGAAGTCCCCGCTCCAGGTGATCACCGTCGCCAGCCTGGTCCAGGTCGAGGGCAAGTACAAGCACGACTTCGACAAGATCGCCCGCGTCGTCTACAACCGGCTCAAGCCGGACAACAAGGAGACGTACGGCCTGCTGGACTTCGACTCCACGGTCAACTACGCCAAGAGCCAGTCCACCCTGGACACCGGTTCCGTCAACGACCTGCGCAAGTTCAAGGACCCGTACAACACCTACAGCATCAAGGGCCTGCCGCCCGGGCCGATCAGCAACCCGGGCATGGACGCCCTGAAGTCCGCGCTCGAACCCGCGTCCGGCCCCTGGTACTACTTCGTCTCGATCAACGAGAACGAGACGCTCTTCGCCGTGACCAACGCGGAGCACAACAAGAACCGCCAGCGGTACGAGCAGGAGCACCGGAAGGCGGCCGGACAGTGA
- the alaS gene encoding alanine--tRNA ligase, giving the protein MESAEIRRRWLRFFEERGHTVVPSASLIADDPTLLLVPAGMVPFKPYFLGEVKPPFSRATSVQKCVRTPDIEEVGKTTRHGTFFQMCGNFSFGDYFKEGAIKLSWELLTTPVADGGYGLDPEKLWITVYQDDDEAERIWRDTVGVPAERIQRLGKKDNFWSMGVPGPCGPCSEINYDRGPEFGPEGGPAVNDERYVEIWNLVFMQYERGAGDGKEDFPILGDLPAKNIDTGLGLERLAMILQGVRNMYETDTLRVVIDKATELTGVAYGKAADSDVSLRVVADHMRTSVMLIGDGVTPGNEGRGYVLRRIMRRAIRNMRMLGATGPVVADLLDVIINTMGQQYPELIEDRKRIETVALAEEAAFLKTLKAGTNILDTAVTETKAAGGTVLAGEKAFLLHDTWGFPIDLTLEMAAEQGLAVDEDGFRRLMKEQRERAKADAKAKKTGHADLSAYREVADTAGATDFTGYTLTENEATVVGLLVDGVPSPAASEGDEVEIVLDRTPFYAEGGGQLADQGRIKLHNGAVVEIRDVQKPVPGVNVHKGVVQVGEVTVGASAYAVIDVKRRRAIARAHSATHLTHQALRDALGPTAAQAGSENSPGRFRFDFGSPAAVPGTVLTDVEQRINEVLSRELDVHAEIMSLDEAKKSGAIAEFGEKYGERVRVVTIGDFSKELCGGTHVANTAQLGLVKLLGESSIGSGVRRVEALVGADAYDFLAKEHTVVAQLTELVKGRPEELPEKISGMLAKLRDAEKEIERYRAEKVLQAAAGLAEGARDVHGVALVTGTVPDGTGADDLRKLVLDVRGRIQGGRPAVVALFTVANGRPLTVIATNEAARERGLKAGDLVRTAAKTLGGGGGGKPDVAQGGGQNPEAVADAIAAVERLVAEAA; this is encoded by the coding sequence ATGGAGTCCGCTGAAATCCGCCGCCGCTGGCTGCGCTTCTTCGAAGAGCGTGGGCACACCGTCGTGCCGTCGGCGTCGCTCATCGCGGACGACCCGACGCTGCTCCTCGTGCCCGCGGGCATGGTGCCCTTCAAGCCCTACTTCCTGGGTGAGGTCAAGCCGCCGTTCAGCCGCGCCACCAGCGTGCAGAAGTGCGTCCGCACGCCGGACATCGAAGAGGTCGGCAAGACCACCCGGCACGGCACGTTCTTCCAGATGTGCGGCAACTTCTCGTTCGGCGACTACTTCAAGGAGGGCGCGATCAAGCTCTCCTGGGAGCTGCTGACCACGCCCGTCGCCGACGGCGGCTACGGCCTCGACCCCGAGAAGCTCTGGATCACCGTCTACCAGGACGACGACGAGGCCGAGCGGATCTGGCGGGACACCGTCGGCGTCCCCGCCGAGCGCATCCAGCGGCTGGGCAAGAAGGACAACTTCTGGTCCATGGGCGTCCCCGGCCCCTGTGGCCCCTGCTCCGAGATCAACTACGACCGCGGCCCCGAGTTCGGCCCCGAGGGCGGCCCGGCCGTCAACGACGAGCGGTACGTGGAGATCTGGAACCTGGTCTTCATGCAGTACGAGCGGGGTGCCGGCGACGGCAAGGAGGACTTCCCGATCCTCGGCGACCTCCCCGCCAAGAACATCGACACCGGCCTCGGCCTCGAACGCCTCGCGATGATCCTCCAGGGCGTCCGGAACATGTACGAGACCGACACCCTGCGCGTCGTCATCGACAAGGCCACCGAACTCACGGGCGTCGCCTACGGCAAGGCCGCCGACTCCGACGTCTCGCTGCGCGTGGTCGCCGACCACATGCGCACCTCCGTGATGCTCATCGGTGACGGCGTCACGCCCGGCAACGAGGGCCGCGGCTACGTCCTGCGCCGCATCATGCGCCGCGCCATCCGCAACATGCGGATGCTGGGCGCCACCGGCCCGGTCGTCGCCGACCTGCTCGACGTGATCATCAACACGATGGGGCAGCAGTACCCGGAGCTCATCGAGGACCGCAAGCGCATCGAGACTGTCGCGCTCGCCGAGGAGGCCGCCTTCCTCAAGACCCTCAAGGCCGGCACCAACATCCTCGACACCGCCGTCACCGAGACCAAGGCCGCGGGCGGCACGGTCCTCGCCGGCGAGAAGGCGTTCCTGCTCCACGACACCTGGGGCTTCCCGATCGACCTCACCCTGGAGATGGCCGCCGAGCAGGGCCTCGCCGTGGACGAGGACGGCTTCCGCCGCCTGATGAAGGAGCAGCGGGAGCGGGCCAAGGCCGACGCCAAGGCCAAGAAGACCGGCCATGCCGACCTGTCCGCCTACCGCGAGGTCGCCGACACCGCGGGCGCCACCGACTTCACCGGCTACACCCTCACCGAGAACGAGGCCACCGTCGTCGGCCTGCTCGTCGACGGCGTCCCGTCGCCGGCCGCCTCCGAGGGCGACGAGGTCGAGATCGTCCTCGACCGTACGCCGTTCTACGCCGAGGGTGGTGGCCAGCTGGCCGACCAGGGGCGTATCAAGCTGCACAACGGTGCCGTGGTCGAGATCCGCGATGTGCAGAAGCCCGTTCCGGGCGTCAACGTCCACAAGGGCGTCGTGCAGGTCGGTGAGGTGACGGTCGGCGCCTCGGCGTACGCCGTCATCGACGTCAAGCGCCGCCGGGCCATCGCCCGCGCCCACAGCGCCACCCACCTGACGCACCAGGCGCTGCGCGACGCGCTCGGCCCGACGGCCGCCCAGGCCGGTTCGGAGAACTCGCCCGGCCGCTTCCGCTTCGACTTCGGCTCCCCGGCCGCCGTGCCCGGCACCGTCCTCACCGACGTCGAGCAGCGGATCAACGAGGTCCTCTCCCGGGAGCTCGACGTCCACGCCGAGATCATGAGCCTGGACGAGGCCAAGAAGTCCGGTGCGATCGCCGAGTTCGGCGAGAAGTACGGCGAGCGGGTACGCGTCGTGACCATCGGCGACTTCTCCAAGGAGCTGTGCGGCGGTACGCACGTCGCCAACACCGCCCAGCTGGGTCTGGTGAAGCTGCTCGGCGAGTCCTCGATCGGTTCCGGTGTGCGCCGCGTCGAGGCCCTGGTCGGCGCCGACGCGTACGACTTCCTGGCCAAGGAGCACACGGTCGTCGCCCAGCTCACCGAGCTGGTCAAGGGCCGCCCGGAGGAGCTGCCGGAGAAGATCTCGGGCATGCTCGCCAAGCTGCGGGACGCCGAGAAGGAGATCGAGCGCTACCGCGCCGAGAAGGTGCTCCAGGCCGCCGCCGGGCTGGCCGAGGGCGCCCGGGACGTGCACGGCGTCGCCCTGGTCACCGGCACCGTCCCGGACGGCACCGGCGCCGACGACCTGCGCAAGCTGGTCCTCGACGTCCGCGGCCGGATCCAGGGCGGCCGCCCGGCCGTCGTCGCCCTGTTCACCGTGGCCAACGGCCGCCCGCTGACCGTCATCGCCACCAACGAGGCCGCCCGCGAGCGCGGTCTCAAGGCCGGCGACCTGGTCCGTACGGCCGCCAAGACGCTCGGCGGCGGCGGTGGCGGCAAGCCGGACGTCGCCCAGGGCGGCGGCCAGAACCCGGAGGCCGTGGCCGACGCCATCGCCGCCGTGGAGCGCCTCGTGGCGGAAGCGGCCTGA